A single region of the Lysinibacillus sp. B2A1 genome encodes:
- a CDS encoding phosphoribosyl-ATP pyrophosphohydrolase, with the protein MPMYNKLVRDLIPEIIEASGKKSVTRIVEQEEYLEEIKKKMQEEALEFKESASEKEAIEELADILELVYAAIHKLDVSYEQLEQIRAQKKEQRGGFSKGIYLMEVEE; encoded by the coding sequence ATGCCAATGTATAATAAATTAGTCCGTGATTTAATACCAGAAATAATAGAAGCGAGTGGCAAAAAAAGTGTAACAAGAATAGTAGAACAGGAAGAATATTTGGAAGAAATCAAAAAGAAAATGCAAGAGGAGGCTCTAGAATTTAAGGAGTCCGCTTCAGAAAAAGAGGCTATAGAAGAGCTTGCAGATATTTTAGAACTAGTTTACGCGGCCATACATAAGCTTGATGTTTCCTATGAGCAATTGGAGCAAATTCGTGCTCAAAAGAAAGAACAACGTGGAGGGTTTTCCAAAGGGATCTATTTGATGGAAGTAGAGGAGTAG
- a CDS encoding HNH endonuclease, producing the protein MSHDLRVGEIQEKYITEHEIWQHLNNFYYRSSVATSYKYVFFKALLENLYNVEDELTLSYDQIFYSFTNIYWNLVIHHQLVQSPNKNKPARAQTILQKYVNDYSIPSEWQFDQLADSLQLKIVHDVKRDCKQNVIGAFYGDTAGVFYAFDIKRAQFRFNRPVYEFMKKYQRVLMNLTNYHLVKYLEKVNEATSTMALLSKIEVISKRSSLETFYKVLTQFEQNRCFYCHCDLSSSRRKTHVDHFIPWSFVQNDNLWNLVLACNDCNLQKSDKIATRLYLETMLIRNDHLSSSVNEPFYFRTYENTKLIDLYDYSIMNGYTTLWEPKR; encoded by the coding sequence GTGTCACATGATTTAAGGGTCGGTGAAATACAGGAGAAATATATTACGGAGCATGAAATTTGGCAACATCTTAACAATTTCTATTATCGTTCATCTGTCGCAACTTCCTATAAATATGTATTTTTTAAAGCATTACTTGAAAACTTATATAACGTAGAGGATGAATTAACACTTAGCTATGATCAAATTTTTTACTCTTTCACTAATATTTATTGGAATTTAGTCATTCATCATCAATTAGTACAGTCCCCTAATAAAAATAAACCAGCTCGAGCTCAAACCATTTTGCAAAAGTATGTAAATGACTATAGTATTCCATCCGAATGGCAATTTGATCAGCTTGCGGATTCTTTACAGTTGAAAATTGTCCATGATGTTAAACGTGACTGCAAGCAAAATGTGATTGGTGCATTTTATGGTGATACAGCAGGTGTATTCTATGCATTTGATATTAAACGTGCGCAATTTCGTTTTAATCGTCCTGTTTATGAGTTTATGAAAAAATATCAGCGTGTCCTTATGAATTTAACAAACTATCATTTGGTAAAATATTTAGAAAAAGTGAATGAAGCAACAAGTACAATGGCTTTGCTTTCCAAGATCGAAGTAATTTCAAAGCGTAGTTCATTAGAAACCTTTTACAAGGTGCTTACACAATTTGAACAAAATCGTTGCTTCTACTGTCATTGTGATTTATCATCTAGTCGCCGAAAAACACATGTCGACCATTTTATCCCTTGGAGCTTCGTTCAAAATGATAATCTATGGAATTTAGTATTAGCCTGCAATGATTGTAATTTACAGAAGAGTGATAAAATTGCCACCCGCTTATATTTAGAAACAATGCTTATAAGAAATGATCATTTATCCTCCAGCGTAAACGAACCTTTTTACTTTCGTACATATGAAAATACGAAACTTATAGATTTATATGATTACTCAATAATGAATGGATACACAACCTTATGGGAACCAAAAAGATAA